Genomic window (Leptolyngbyaceae cyanobacterium):
GCAATACTTTCCCCAACCTGTCCTTTAATCCCTTTACTCTCGTTACCAGGTTCTACCTGGTAACGCACTTCACAATGCTCTGCCTTGCATCCCAGCAGAATACTTTCAATAATAGCCTGATAACCAGTACAACGACAAATATTCCCTCTCAAAATAGAACGCAATTCTGTTTCTGTTTGACAATTTATTTTTTCCGCTGTCATAATCGCGCCAGGGGTACAAAAACCGCACTGAAAACCCTGCCTCTCTAGAAACGCCTCCTGCATCGGTGATAACTTTTCATCAATTGCCAAACCTTCAATTGTAGTAACCGATTTTCCTTCAATTTTCATCGCTGGATAAATACAGCTATGAATCGGTTTATCATCTACCCAAACAGTGCAAGCGCCGCAATCTCCAGATTCGCAAACGCGATGAACTCCATAGTAACCCAGATGACGTAATAAACTCAAAAGGCTACTTCCTGGTGTGGTAATTTCTTTATATGTTTGTGCGTTTACTTGAAAGTTTATATAGTCTGTCATAGTTTATTAAATAGTTAATTCTGCTAGGGAACGTACCATCAAAACTTTAGTCAAATGTTTGCGATAATCAGCACTTGCTTTATCATCTTCGATAAATTCTGACATAGAAATTTGCGATAATAAAGCTTCTTCAATTTGTGCGGATGTGGGAATATGGGAAAACTCGATTAAACGAGGTGCAGGAACGCAAGCACCCAAACCAAATCGTACTTTTGATGTTTTTGGCTGGTAGGCTGTAGCTACAATAGAAAGCGCGTAGGCTGAGGGAGTAACACCGATGCGTTTAAAGTTCACCAACCATTCTAAGTTAGGTTGAGGAATGAAAATTTTGCGTAAAACTTCTCCCGGTTGCAAGACGGTTTTTTGTGCGCCGGTTTGAAATTCTAAGGCGGAAATACGATAAGGTTGATAATTGCGATCGAGTATTTCATAACTTGCTCCCAACGCTACCATTACTGGTGCAAAGTTACTCACTGGTAACGCCAAACAAAGATTACCACCTACCGTCGCCATATTGGTAACTTTAAATGATGCCAACTGATGAACGGCACTTTGTAATGCTTTAACAGCCGTCCAATTTTCGGGATAGGAAAAATGCAATAATTTCTCCATTTGGCAGGTAGCGCCAATTGCCAATCCTTCCGGAGTAACTTCGATTTCCGACCAACCAAATCGAGCTAAATCTACTAATATTTTTAAATGGGGTTGCGGTTCGGAAAATAGCCACGTCCCACCAGCTAACCAAGCCGTTCCCGGTTGCCAATTTTTGACAGCTTGGCAGTTTTCCGGACGTAAATAGCTTTCAATATTAGGTAAGTCCATTCCTTTACTTAGTTAGCATTTATCATAATTTACAACAAAGTTTAGCAATTAAGGATTGGCAGATTTGTATATAATAGCGCTATTTGTTAGAGAAATATGATTTACACCACTCCTTTGAGTACTGATGCAGCTTCGTTCAGCCTATGAGTACCCGTTTTTGTTTGCACTATACCGCTAGCTGTTTGTACAGCACTTTTTTCTAAGTTATTCATAGCATCTGCTACTTGTTGGATGGCAATTGCTTGCTGTTTTGCACTGAGAGAAATTTGTTGGCTGTTGATAAATACTTGGTTGATTGCTTCTGTCACTCCTGTAAAAGCTTCTGCGGTTTCATGGGCTAATTGTACCCCTTCTTTCACAGTTTGAGTTCCTTCATCAGTTACCATTACAGTTGAATCGATCGCCATTTGAATATCCGCAACCAAACCGTTAATTTTTTCCGCCGATTTTTTGCTTTGTTCTGCCAATTTGCGAATTTCAGAAGCTACCACCCCAAAACCTTTACCATTTTCGCCAGCGCGAACGGCTTCCACTGCTGCATTTAAGGCTAACATATTAGTTTGGTTTGCTAAATCTTTAACCATAGAAGAAACATTTCCAATATGAGAAGTTTGCTCGCTCAAACGCTCAATTGCCAATCCAATAGCATTCACTTTTTCTTGTAACGCCGTCATTCCTCCCAAAGTTAATTCCACCGTTTTCGTTCCTCCCTCTGCGAGGTTAAGAGCTTGCTGGGCTTCGGTTGCTACCTCCTGTGCTTGTTGCGCGGCTTGGCGAGAGGAAGCCCCCAACTCATCGATTGAAGTAGTAGTTTGATTGACTGAACTCGCTTGTTCGGCAGTGATGCGTTCTTGCTGTTCGACTGTCGCAGCAATTTCTGTAGAAGAAGCGCTAATTATGTTAGTAACATCATTAATTGGTTTGACTACTCGACGAACAACAAATAATACAATTAATACCCCTAATAATATACTAAATGTCGTCCCGATTATTGCCGTCAAATTAGAAATGTTTTCTGCTTGATTAGCAGATGTTTGCCGTTGAGCCAGCAATTCGTCTTCTACTTTTATCATCCGATCGATTCTAGTTCTAATTTCCTCTAAACTTCGTTTACTTTCTACAAAATTTTGGAGCGATGGAATTTTCCCTTCCTTAACAAAGTTAACGTTTTCAGTTAAATTATTTATTCCTTTTTGGACTGACTTTTCTAGTTCTATTAGCCTTTTTGTTTGAGCAGGATTATCGCTAATTAAATATTTTACGTCTGCAATCCGAGCCTGAACTTTAGTTTGAGCATTGTTATAAGGTTCTAAAAAGCTTTGATTGCGGGTGATAATAAAACCTCTTTCTCCCAATTGGATGTCAACCAATAATTTTTCTACTTCTTGAAGGGACTTTTGCACTTGATAAGTATGAATGACCCAATTGGTATTTTCCGTGAGACTACTTACAGTAAATCTATAGAGGATTCCGTTCAGGGTAATCACAGCAATCAAAGCTGAAAATCCTAACGGCACTACTCTAGTTAATTTCATATTTGTTTTTTTGTTAAACATTTAATTATTCCTTTTTTAGATAAAATCCATGTTTTTGGCAGCCTTTGTGCCGAACACTTAATAAACTCGGTTTCTGCGTATATCTCTCGTTAGCAAACCCACGATTTTTCATGGCAACGTGGGTTCTTTGCATAAGCCTTATATAAACTATTCTAACACTCGATAAATTTCATGAATGAGATGCTACAAAATAGTTAAACTTCGTGAGTGAGATTCTACAAGATTAGTTAAGTTGAATAAATTGTATCTAAATATAACAAAGTTTGTAATAAAACGTTAGCGCCTTGACTGCATTGTTCTGGCGAAGTATATTCTTCTTGCGAGTGGCTAATTCCTCTCGTACTAGGTACAAAAATCATCCCCATATCAGTGATTTTACCAAGTTCTTGTGCATCATGACCTGCTCGGCTCGGTAGATGATAATAACTTAATTTTAATTGTTGACAAACTTGCGCGATCGCATCTTTAATTTCCGGTTTAGCTAAAGTTGGTTGCACCCGCAAAGTCGGCTGCATGATGATTTTCGTTTGCGTATTGGCCGCAATAATTGATATTTGCTTTTGCAAATTTATCAATAAATTATATATATTATATGGATAAAGATCGCGCACATCTAGACTCATTTCTACTTTTCCCGGTACGATATTAGCAGCATTCGGCCAAACGTTAAAAGAACCTACAGTTGCTACCATATTTCCCTGTCTACTTTTTGCTAAATCATGCACCGCTAATACTACTTGAGAAGCGGCAACTAACGCATCCTTTCTAAGTTCCATCGGCGTAGTTCCGGCATGATTTGCGCTACCATTAACGGCGATCGTAAATCTGTTTTGTCCGACAATTCCCTCTACTATTCCTATTTGTTTGCCAGTCCTTTCTAGCACTCCTCCTTGTTCGACGTGCAACTCTACATAAGCAGCAATTTCCGATTTACTGCGTTGTGCTGTTTTAACTTGTTCCCAATTCCCACCAATCCATTCTAAACAAGTTTGAATTGCCGTCCCATCATCGCGTCGATAATATTCTGCATTATCACCCAGATTACCAGACATCGCCTTAGCACCGAACATTTTGCTTTCTTCATCCGTAAATACAATTACTTCTAAAGGATGAATTAGTTTGATATTATTTTCTTTCAAAATCTGGGCAATTTCAATCCCAGCTA
Coding sequences:
- a CDS encoding FAD binding domain-containing protein yields the protein MDLPNIESYLRPENCQAVKNWQPGTAWLAGGTWLFSEPQPHLKILVDLARFGWSEIEVTPEGLAIGATCQMEKLLHFSYPENWTAVKALQSAVHQLASFKVTNMATVGGNLCLALPVSNFAPVMVALGASYEILDRNYQPYRISALEFQTGAQKTVLQPGEVLRKIFIPQPNLEWLVNFKRIGVTPSAYALSIVATAYQPKTSKVRFGLGACVPAPRLIEFSHIPTSAQIEEALLSQISMSEFIEDDKASADYRKHLTKVLMVRSLAELTI
- a CDS encoding methyl-accepting chemotaxis protein is translated as MKLTRVVPLGFSALIAVITLNGILYRFTVSSLTENTNWVIHTYQVQKSLQEVEKLLVDIQLGERGFIITRNQSFLEPYNNAQTKVQARIADVKYLISDNPAQTKRLIELEKSVQKGINNLTENVNFVKEGKIPSLQNFVESKRSLEEIRTRIDRMIKVEDELLAQRQTSANQAENISNLTAIIGTTFSILLGVLIVLFVVRRVVKPINDVTNIISASSTEIAATVEQQERITAEQASSVNQTTTSIDELGASSRQAAQQAQEVATEAQQALNLAEGGTKTVELTLGGMTALQEKVNAIGLAIERLSEQTSHIGNVSSMVKDLANQTNMLALNAAVEAVRAGENGKGFGVVASEIRKLAEQSKKSAEKINGLVADIQMAIDSTVMVTDEGTQTVKEGVQLAHETAEAFTGVTEAINQVFINSQQISLSAKQQAIAIQQVADAMNNLEKSAVQTASGIVQTKTGTHRLNEAASVLKGVV
- a CDS encoding Zn-dependent hydrolase, encoding MAVNPLLSVNQERLNNRISQLAEIGKLPNGGVCRIAYSLEDLQARDLIKTWMSEAGMQVRIDAAGNIIGTYPGRVEKAPALATGSHIDTVPSGGRYDGTLGVLAGIEIAQILKENNIKLIHPLEVIVFTDEESKMFGAKAMSGNLGDNAEYYRRDDGTAIQTCLEWIGGNWEQVKTAQRSKSEIAAYVELHVEQGGVLERTGKQIGIVEGIVGQNRFTIAVNGSANHAGTTPMELRKDALVAASQVVLAVHDLAKSRQGNMVATVGSFNVWPNAANIVPGKVEMSLDVRDLYPYNIYNLLINLQKQISIIAANTQTKIIMQPTLRVQPTLAKPEIKDAIAQVCQQLKLSYYHLPSRAGHDAQELGKITDMGMIFVPSTRGISHSQEEYTSPEQCSQGANVLLQTLLYLDTIYST